From Struthio camelus isolate bStrCam1 chromosome 7, bStrCam1.hap1, whole genome shotgun sequence, a single genomic window includes:
- the BLNK gene encoding B-cell linker protein isoform X9 codes for MDLSSWKLQKMVHDIKKNETGIINKFKKFQNEQVALICKTGKDTWDRLKKKAPPSVPQRDYASEHADNEEEQWSDDFDSDYENPDDHSDSEMYVVPSEENADDSYEPPPSEQEKKKIPSAFPISRGEYADNRTSHQQPPPISKPLPTMPSSALSRPKKPSKPSLPLPSTAPKPKIPPKPKECSDDEDNYIVPVDNDDDNYIEPTESSSSVPTRPPVNRFMKPTTKSAFPTSAKPSLTSDTQEIYEVPEEEEKSSPPPVTSFTMPLPSTLAQNTEHSHMHSTSPKLDTSRNIVPLPRNRLHPKADREANNNEENHSFNSAQESRFPTGAAPSPLPRVIKKTSNAVNPAKPSLPSRETLTVNEEKPTAAERRRGSSQELPLPSLPSGAQKSLLQKPSTLPKVPEAANRSLSASPRSSFSSISSTADQDAGVHSKAWYAATCDRKTAEDALYRSNKDGSFLIRKSSGQDSRQPYTLVVFYNRRVYNIPIRFIESTRQYALGREKNGEERFDSVAEIVENHQRTSLVLIDSQNNTKDSTKLKHIVRVS; via the exons GAAGCTTCAAAAGATGGTGCATGACatcaagaaaaatgaaactggGATAATAAACAAGTTCAAAAA GTTCCAAAATGAACAAGTGGCCTTAATTTGCAAAACTGGGAAAGATACTTGGGATCG gctaaaaaaaaaagcaccaccaAGTGTACCACAAAGAGATTATGCTTCAG AACATGCAGACAATGAAGAGGAACAATGGTCAGATGATTTT GACAGTGATTATGAAAATCCAGATGACCACTCTGACTCTGAGATGTACGTGGTCCCCAGTGAAGAGAACGCTGACGACAGCTATGAACCGCCTCCAAGtgagcaggagaaaaagaagattCCCTCAGCATTCCCTATCTCTAGGGGTGAATACGCAG acAATCGGACTAGTCACCAGCAGCCTCCTCCCATCAGCAAACCTCTCCCAACCATGCCCAGTTCAGCCTTGTCCAGACCAAAGAAACCATCCAAGCCATCTCTGCCACTGCCATCTACTGCTCCAAAGCCAAAAATACCACCAAAGCCTAAGGAGTGCAGTGATGATGAG GACAATTACATCGTGCCAGTGGACAATGACGACGATAACTATATCGAACCCACAGAAAGCAGCTCGTCGGTACCTACAAGAC CTCCTGTGAACAGATTTATGAAACCAACGACAAAGTCAGCCTTCCCTACTTCTGCAAAGCCTTCTCTTACTTCTGACACACAAG AAATCTATGAGGTTCCTGAAGAGGAG GAAAAATCATCACCACCACCAGTAACCAG CTTCACTATGCCACTTCCTTCTACGCTTGCTCAGAATACAGAGCACTCCCACATGCACAGCACATCACCTAAGCTGGATACTTCCAG aaatattgtGCCTCTTCCCAGAAATCGTCTTCATCCAAAAGCA gACCGTGAAGCAAACAATAATGAGGAAA ATCATAGCTTCAATAGCGCTCAGGAATCCAGATTTCCCACTGGAGCAGCTCCTTCTCCATTACCTAGGGTCat AAAGAAGACTTCTAATGCAGTAAATCCAGCA AAACCAAGTTTACCATCCAGAGAGACCTTAACTGTAAATGAAG AGAAACCGACAGCAGCAGAGCGACGGCGAGGTTCTAGCCAAGAGCTTCCGCTTCCATCCCTTCCAAGTGGTGCCCAAAA GTCTTTGCTCCAAAAGCCCTCAACTCTGCCAA AAGTGCCAGAAGCTGCAAACCGTTCTTTGAGTGCTTCCCCTCGCAGCAGTTTTTCATCCATTTCAAGTACTGCAGACCAG GATGCTGGTGTTCATAGTAAAGCATGGTATGCTGCTACCTGTGATCGTAAAACAGCAGAAGACGCATTGTATCGATCAAATAAG gATGGATCTTTCCTAATTAGAAAGAGTTCTGGACAGGATTCAAGGCAACCATACACACTGGTTGTGTTTTATAACAGAAGAGTATACAACATCCCCATACGATTTATTGAATCAACACGACAATATGCACTGGGCAGAGAAAAAAATGGTGAAGAG CGCTTTGACAGTGTTGCTGAAATAGTAGAGAATCATCAGCGCACATCCTTGGTTCTAATTGACagccaaaacaacacaaaagactCAACGAAACTGAAACATATTGTAAGAGTTTCATAA
- the BLNK gene encoding B-cell linker protein isoform X6 codes for MHAWEKKNKEYMFGMSESAAVVEKLGMNGSQFLNISEYELNRFKIMHQPKLQKMVHDIKKNETGIINKFKKFQNEQVALICKTGKDTWDRLKKKAPPSVPQRDYASEHADNEEEQWSDDFDSDYENPDDHSDSEMYVVPSEENADDSYEPPPSEQEKKKIPSAFPISRGEYADNRTSHQQPPPISKPLPTMPSSALSRPKKPSKPSLPLPSTAPKPKIPPKPKECSDDEDNYIVPVDNDDDNYIEPTESSSSVPTRPPVNRFMKPTTKSAFPTSAKPSLTSDTQEIYEVPEEEEKSSPPPVTRNIVPLPRNRLHPKADREANNNEENHSFNSAQESRFPTGAAPSPLPRVIKKTSNAVNPAKPSLPSRETLTVNEEKPTAAERRRGSSQELPLPSLPSGAQKSLLQKPSTLPKVPEAANRSLSASPRSSFSSISSTADQDAGVHSKAWYAATCDRKTAEDALYRSNKDGSFLIRKSSGQDSRQPYTLVVFYNRRVYNIPIRFIESTRQYALGREKNGEERFDSVAEIVENHQRTSLVLIDSQNNTKDSTKLKHIVRVS; via the exons GAAGCTTCAAAAGATGGTGCATGACatcaagaaaaatgaaactggGATAATAAACAAGTTCAAAAA GTTCCAAAATGAACAAGTGGCCTTAATTTGCAAAACTGGGAAAGATACTTGGGATCG gctaaaaaaaaaagcaccaccaAGTGTACCACAAAGAGATTATGCTTCAG AACATGCAGACAATGAAGAGGAACAATGGTCAGATGATTTT GACAGTGATTATGAAAATCCAGATGACCACTCTGACTCTGAGATGTACGTGGTCCCCAGTGAAGAGAACGCTGACGACAGCTATGAACCGCCTCCAAGtgagcaggagaaaaagaagattCCCTCAGCATTCCCTATCTCTAGGGGTGAATACGCAG acAATCGGACTAGTCACCAGCAGCCTCCTCCCATCAGCAAACCTCTCCCAACCATGCCCAGTTCAGCCTTGTCCAGACCAAAGAAACCATCCAAGCCATCTCTGCCACTGCCATCTACTGCTCCAAAGCCAAAAATACCACCAAAGCCTAAGGAGTGCAGTGATGATGAG GACAATTACATCGTGCCAGTGGACAATGACGACGATAACTATATCGAACCCACAGAAAGCAGCTCGTCGGTACCTACAAGAC CTCCTGTGAACAGATTTATGAAACCAACGACAAAGTCAGCCTTCCCTACTTCTGCAAAGCCTTCTCTTACTTCTGACACACAAG AAATCTATGAGGTTCCTGAAGAGGAG GAAAAATCATCACCACCACCAGTAACCAG aaatattgtGCCTCTTCCCAGAAATCGTCTTCATCCAAAAGCA gACCGTGAAGCAAACAATAATGAGGAAA ATCATAGCTTCAATAGCGCTCAGGAATCCAGATTTCCCACTGGAGCAGCTCCTTCTCCATTACCTAGGGTCat AAAGAAGACTTCTAATGCAGTAAATCCAGCA AAACCAAGTTTACCATCCAGAGAGACCTTAACTGTAAATGAAG AGAAACCGACAGCAGCAGAGCGACGGCGAGGTTCTAGCCAAGAGCTTCCGCTTCCATCCCTTCCAAGTGGTGCCCAAAA GTCTTTGCTCCAAAAGCCCTCAACTCTGCCAA AAGTGCCAGAAGCTGCAAACCGTTCTTTGAGTGCTTCCCCTCGCAGCAGTTTTTCATCCATTTCAAGTACTGCAGACCAG GATGCTGGTGTTCATAGTAAAGCATGGTATGCTGCTACCTGTGATCGTAAAACAGCAGAAGACGCATTGTATCGATCAAATAAG gATGGATCTTTCCTAATTAGAAAGAGTTCTGGACAGGATTCAAGGCAACCATACACACTGGTTGTGTTTTATAACAGAAGAGTATACAACATCCCCATACGATTTATTGAATCAACACGACAATATGCACTGGGCAGAGAAAAAAATGGTGAAGAG CGCTTTGACAGTGTTGCTGAAATAGTAGAGAATCATCAGCGCACATCCTTGGTTCTAATTGACagccaaaacaacacaaaagactCAACGAAACTGAAACATATTGTAAGAGTTTCATAA
- the BLNK gene encoding B-cell linker protein isoform X10, with translation MDKLNKLAVPAGEKLRKLQKMVHDIKKNETGIINKFKKLKKKAPPSVPQRDYASEHADNEEEQWSDDFDSDYENPDDHSDSEMYVVPSEENADDSYEPPPSEQEKKKIPSAFPISRGEYADNRTSHQQPPPISKPLPTMPSSALSRPKKPSKPSLPLPSTAPKPKIPPKPKECSDDEDNYIVPVDNDDDNYIEPTESSSSVPTRPPVNRFMKPTTKSAFPTSAKPSLTSDTQEIYEVPEEEEKSSPPPVTSFTMPLPSTLAQNTEHSHMHSTSPKLDTSRNIVPLPRNRLHPKADREANNNEENHSFNSAQESRFPTGAAPSPLPRVIKKTSNAVNPAKPSLPSRETLTVNEEKPTAAERRRGSSQELPLPSLPSGAQKSLLQKPSTLPKVPEAANRSLSASPRSSFSSISSTADQDAGVHSKAWYAATCDRKTAEDALYRSNKDGSFLIRKSSGQDSRQPYTLVVFYNRRVYNIPIRFIESTRQYALGREKNGEERFDSVAEIVENHQRTSLVLIDSQNNTKDSTKLKHIVRVS, from the exons GAAGCTTCAAAAGATGGTGCATGACatcaagaaaaatgaaactggGATAATAAACAAGTTCAAAAA gctaaaaaaaaaagcaccaccaAGTGTACCACAAAGAGATTATGCTTCAG AACATGCAGACAATGAAGAGGAACAATGGTCAGATGATTTT GACAGTGATTATGAAAATCCAGATGACCACTCTGACTCTGAGATGTACGTGGTCCCCAGTGAAGAGAACGCTGACGACAGCTATGAACCGCCTCCAAGtgagcaggagaaaaagaagattCCCTCAGCATTCCCTATCTCTAGGGGTGAATACGCAG acAATCGGACTAGTCACCAGCAGCCTCCTCCCATCAGCAAACCTCTCCCAACCATGCCCAGTTCAGCCTTGTCCAGACCAAAGAAACCATCCAAGCCATCTCTGCCACTGCCATCTACTGCTCCAAAGCCAAAAATACCACCAAAGCCTAAGGAGTGCAGTGATGATGAG GACAATTACATCGTGCCAGTGGACAATGACGACGATAACTATATCGAACCCACAGAAAGCAGCTCGTCGGTACCTACAAGAC CTCCTGTGAACAGATTTATGAAACCAACGACAAAGTCAGCCTTCCCTACTTCTGCAAAGCCTTCTCTTACTTCTGACACACAAG AAATCTATGAGGTTCCTGAAGAGGAG GAAAAATCATCACCACCACCAGTAACCAG CTTCACTATGCCACTTCCTTCTACGCTTGCTCAGAATACAGAGCACTCCCACATGCACAGCACATCACCTAAGCTGGATACTTCCAG aaatattgtGCCTCTTCCCAGAAATCGTCTTCATCCAAAAGCA gACCGTGAAGCAAACAATAATGAGGAAA ATCATAGCTTCAATAGCGCTCAGGAATCCAGATTTCCCACTGGAGCAGCTCCTTCTCCATTACCTAGGGTCat AAAGAAGACTTCTAATGCAGTAAATCCAGCA AAACCAAGTTTACCATCCAGAGAGACCTTAACTGTAAATGAAG AGAAACCGACAGCAGCAGAGCGACGGCGAGGTTCTAGCCAAGAGCTTCCGCTTCCATCCCTTCCAAGTGGTGCCCAAAA GTCTTTGCTCCAAAAGCCCTCAACTCTGCCAA AAGTGCCAGAAGCTGCAAACCGTTCTTTGAGTGCTTCCCCTCGCAGCAGTTTTTCATCCATTTCAAGTACTGCAGACCAG GATGCTGGTGTTCATAGTAAAGCATGGTATGCTGCTACCTGTGATCGTAAAACAGCAGAAGACGCATTGTATCGATCAAATAAG gATGGATCTTTCCTAATTAGAAAGAGTTCTGGACAGGATTCAAGGCAACCATACACACTGGTTGTGTTTTATAACAGAAGAGTATACAACATCCCCATACGATTTATTGAATCAACACGACAATATGCACTGGGCAGAGAAAAAAATGGTGAAGAG CGCTTTGACAGTGTTGCTGAAATAGTAGAGAATCATCAGCGCACATCCTTGGTTCTAATTGACagccaaaacaacacaaaagactCAACGAAACTGAAACATATTGTAAGAGTTTCATAA
- the BLNK gene encoding B-cell linker protein isoform X11, with protein sequence MDKLNKLAVPAGEKLRKLQKMVHDIKKNETGIINKFKKFQNEQVALICKTGKDTWDRLKKKAPPSVPQRDYASEHADNEEEQWSDDFDSDYENPDDHSDSEMYVVPSEENADDSYEPPPSEQEKKKIPSAFPISRGEYADNRTSHQQPPPISKPLPTMPSSALSRPKKPSKPSLPLPSTAPKPKIPPKPKECSDDEDNYIVPVDNDDDNYIEPTESSSSVPTRPPVNRFMKPTTKSAFPTSAKPSLTSDTQEIYEVPEEEEKSSPPPVTRNIVPLPRNRLHPKADREANNNEENHSFNSAQESRFPTGAAPSPLPRVIKKTSNAVNPAKPSLPSRETLTVNEEKPTAAERRRGSSQELPLPSLPSGAQKSLLQKPSTLPKVPEAANRSLSASPRSSFSSISSTADQDAGVHSKAWYAATCDRKTAEDALYRSNKDGSFLIRKSSGQDSRQPYTLVVFYNRRVYNIPIRFIESTRQYALGREKNGEERFDSVAEIVENHQRTSLVLIDSQNNTKDSTKLKHIVRVS encoded by the exons GAAGCTTCAAAAGATGGTGCATGACatcaagaaaaatgaaactggGATAATAAACAAGTTCAAAAA GTTCCAAAATGAACAAGTGGCCTTAATTTGCAAAACTGGGAAAGATACTTGGGATCG gctaaaaaaaaaagcaccaccaAGTGTACCACAAAGAGATTATGCTTCAG AACATGCAGACAATGAAGAGGAACAATGGTCAGATGATTTT GACAGTGATTATGAAAATCCAGATGACCACTCTGACTCTGAGATGTACGTGGTCCCCAGTGAAGAGAACGCTGACGACAGCTATGAACCGCCTCCAAGtgagcaggagaaaaagaagattCCCTCAGCATTCCCTATCTCTAGGGGTGAATACGCAG acAATCGGACTAGTCACCAGCAGCCTCCTCCCATCAGCAAACCTCTCCCAACCATGCCCAGTTCAGCCTTGTCCAGACCAAAGAAACCATCCAAGCCATCTCTGCCACTGCCATCTACTGCTCCAAAGCCAAAAATACCACCAAAGCCTAAGGAGTGCAGTGATGATGAG GACAATTACATCGTGCCAGTGGACAATGACGACGATAACTATATCGAACCCACAGAAAGCAGCTCGTCGGTACCTACAAGAC CTCCTGTGAACAGATTTATGAAACCAACGACAAAGTCAGCCTTCCCTACTTCTGCAAAGCCTTCTCTTACTTCTGACACACAAG AAATCTATGAGGTTCCTGAAGAGGAG GAAAAATCATCACCACCACCAGTAACCAG aaatattgtGCCTCTTCCCAGAAATCGTCTTCATCCAAAAGCA gACCGTGAAGCAAACAATAATGAGGAAA ATCATAGCTTCAATAGCGCTCAGGAATCCAGATTTCCCACTGGAGCAGCTCCTTCTCCATTACCTAGGGTCat AAAGAAGACTTCTAATGCAGTAAATCCAGCA AAACCAAGTTTACCATCCAGAGAGACCTTAACTGTAAATGAAG AGAAACCGACAGCAGCAGAGCGACGGCGAGGTTCTAGCCAAGAGCTTCCGCTTCCATCCCTTCCAAGTGGTGCCCAAAA GTCTTTGCTCCAAAAGCCCTCAACTCTGCCAA AAGTGCCAGAAGCTGCAAACCGTTCTTTGAGTGCTTCCCCTCGCAGCAGTTTTTCATCCATTTCAAGTACTGCAGACCAG GATGCTGGTGTTCATAGTAAAGCATGGTATGCTGCTACCTGTGATCGTAAAACAGCAGAAGACGCATTGTATCGATCAAATAAG gATGGATCTTTCCTAATTAGAAAGAGTTCTGGACAGGATTCAAGGCAACCATACACACTGGTTGTGTTTTATAACAGAAGAGTATACAACATCCCCATACGATTTATTGAATCAACACGACAATATGCACTGGGCAGAGAAAAAAATGGTGAAGAG CGCTTTGACAGTGTTGCTGAAATAGTAGAGAATCATCAGCGCACATCCTTGGTTCTAATTGACagccaaaacaacacaaaagactCAACGAAACTGAAACATATTGTAAGAGTTTCATAA
- the BLNK gene encoding B-cell linker protein isoform X13, with translation MDKLNKLAVPAGEKLRKLQKMVHDIKKNETGIINKFKKLKKKAPPSVPQRDYASEHADNEEEQWSDDFDSDYENPDDHSDSEMYVVPSEENADDSYEPPPSEQEKKKIPSAFPISRGEYADNRTSHQQPPPISKPLPTMPSSALSRPKKPSKPSLPLPSTAPKPKIPPKPKECSDDEDNYIVPVDNDDDNYIEPTESSSSVPTRPPVNRFMKPTTKSAFPTSAKPSLTSDTQEIYEVPEEEEKSSPPPVTRNIVPLPRNRLHPKADREANNNEENHSFNSAQESRFPTGAAPSPLPRVIKKTSNAVNPAKPSLPSRETLTVNEEKPTAAERRRGSSQELPLPSLPSGAQKSLLQKPSTLPKVPEAANRSLSASPRSSFSSISSTADQDAGVHSKAWYAATCDRKTAEDALYRSNKDGSFLIRKSSGQDSRQPYTLVVFYNRRVYNIPIRFIESTRQYALGREKNGEERFDSVAEIVENHQRTSLVLIDSQNNTKDSTKLKHIVRVS, from the exons GAAGCTTCAAAAGATGGTGCATGACatcaagaaaaatgaaactggGATAATAAACAAGTTCAAAAA gctaaaaaaaaaagcaccaccaAGTGTACCACAAAGAGATTATGCTTCAG AACATGCAGACAATGAAGAGGAACAATGGTCAGATGATTTT GACAGTGATTATGAAAATCCAGATGACCACTCTGACTCTGAGATGTACGTGGTCCCCAGTGAAGAGAACGCTGACGACAGCTATGAACCGCCTCCAAGtgagcaggagaaaaagaagattCCCTCAGCATTCCCTATCTCTAGGGGTGAATACGCAG acAATCGGACTAGTCACCAGCAGCCTCCTCCCATCAGCAAACCTCTCCCAACCATGCCCAGTTCAGCCTTGTCCAGACCAAAGAAACCATCCAAGCCATCTCTGCCACTGCCATCTACTGCTCCAAAGCCAAAAATACCACCAAAGCCTAAGGAGTGCAGTGATGATGAG GACAATTACATCGTGCCAGTGGACAATGACGACGATAACTATATCGAACCCACAGAAAGCAGCTCGTCGGTACCTACAAGAC CTCCTGTGAACAGATTTATGAAACCAACGACAAAGTCAGCCTTCCCTACTTCTGCAAAGCCTTCTCTTACTTCTGACACACAAG AAATCTATGAGGTTCCTGAAGAGGAG GAAAAATCATCACCACCACCAGTAACCAG aaatattgtGCCTCTTCCCAGAAATCGTCTTCATCCAAAAGCA gACCGTGAAGCAAACAATAATGAGGAAA ATCATAGCTTCAATAGCGCTCAGGAATCCAGATTTCCCACTGGAGCAGCTCCTTCTCCATTACCTAGGGTCat AAAGAAGACTTCTAATGCAGTAAATCCAGCA AAACCAAGTTTACCATCCAGAGAGACCTTAACTGTAAATGAAG AGAAACCGACAGCAGCAGAGCGACGGCGAGGTTCTAGCCAAGAGCTTCCGCTTCCATCCCTTCCAAGTGGTGCCCAAAA GTCTTTGCTCCAAAAGCCCTCAACTCTGCCAA AAGTGCCAGAAGCTGCAAACCGTTCTTTGAGTGCTTCCCCTCGCAGCAGTTTTTCATCCATTTCAAGTACTGCAGACCAG GATGCTGGTGTTCATAGTAAAGCATGGTATGCTGCTACCTGTGATCGTAAAACAGCAGAAGACGCATTGTATCGATCAAATAAG gATGGATCTTTCCTAATTAGAAAGAGTTCTGGACAGGATTCAAGGCAACCATACACACTGGTTGTGTTTTATAACAGAAGAGTATACAACATCCCCATACGATTTATTGAATCAACACGACAATATGCACTGGGCAGAGAAAAAAATGGTGAAGAG CGCTTTGACAGTGTTGCTGAAATAGTAGAGAATCATCAGCGCACATCCTTGGTTCTAATTGACagccaaaacaacacaaaagactCAACGAAACTGAAACATATTGTAAGAGTTTCATAA
- the BLNK gene encoding B-cell linker protein isoform X5, whose protein sequence is MSESAAVVEKLGMNGSQFLNISEYELNRFKIMHQPKLQKMVHDIKKNETGIINKFKKFQNEQVALICKTGKDTWDRLKKKAPPSVPQRDYASEHADNEEEQWSDDFDSDYENPDDHSDSEMYVVPSEENADDSYEPPPSEQEKKKIPSAFPISRGEYADNRTSHQQPPPISKPLPTMPSSALSRPKKPSKPSLPLPSTAPKPKIPPKPKECSDDEDNYIVPVDNDDDNYIEPTESSSSVPTRPPVNRFMKPTTKSAFPTSAKPSLTSDTQEIYEVPEEEEKSSPPPVTSFTMPLPSTLAQNTEHSHMHSTSPKLDTSRNIVPLPRNRLHPKADREANNNEENHSFNSAQESRFPTGAAPSPLPRVIKKTSNAVNPAKPSLPSRETLTVNEEKPTAAERRRGSSQELPLPSLPSGAQKSLLQKPSTLPKVPEAANRSLSASPRSSFSSISSTADQDAGVHSKAWYAATCDRKTAEDALYRSNKDGSFLIRKSSGQDSRQPYTLVVFYNRRVYNIPIRFIESTRQYALGREKNGEERFDSVAEIVENHQRTSLVLIDSQNNTKDSTKLKHIVRVS, encoded by the exons GAAGCTTCAAAAGATGGTGCATGACatcaagaaaaatgaaactggGATAATAAACAAGTTCAAAAA GTTCCAAAATGAACAAGTGGCCTTAATTTGCAAAACTGGGAAAGATACTTGGGATCG gctaaaaaaaaaagcaccaccaAGTGTACCACAAAGAGATTATGCTTCAG AACATGCAGACAATGAAGAGGAACAATGGTCAGATGATTTT GACAGTGATTATGAAAATCCAGATGACCACTCTGACTCTGAGATGTACGTGGTCCCCAGTGAAGAGAACGCTGACGACAGCTATGAACCGCCTCCAAGtgagcaggagaaaaagaagattCCCTCAGCATTCCCTATCTCTAGGGGTGAATACGCAG acAATCGGACTAGTCACCAGCAGCCTCCTCCCATCAGCAAACCTCTCCCAACCATGCCCAGTTCAGCCTTGTCCAGACCAAAGAAACCATCCAAGCCATCTCTGCCACTGCCATCTACTGCTCCAAAGCCAAAAATACCACCAAAGCCTAAGGAGTGCAGTGATGATGAG GACAATTACATCGTGCCAGTGGACAATGACGACGATAACTATATCGAACCCACAGAAAGCAGCTCGTCGGTACCTACAAGAC CTCCTGTGAACAGATTTATGAAACCAACGACAAAGTCAGCCTTCCCTACTTCTGCAAAGCCTTCTCTTACTTCTGACACACAAG AAATCTATGAGGTTCCTGAAGAGGAG GAAAAATCATCACCACCACCAGTAACCAG CTTCACTATGCCACTTCCTTCTACGCTTGCTCAGAATACAGAGCACTCCCACATGCACAGCACATCACCTAAGCTGGATACTTCCAG aaatattgtGCCTCTTCCCAGAAATCGTCTTCATCCAAAAGCA gACCGTGAAGCAAACAATAATGAGGAAA ATCATAGCTTCAATAGCGCTCAGGAATCCAGATTTCCCACTGGAGCAGCTCCTTCTCCATTACCTAGGGTCat AAAGAAGACTTCTAATGCAGTAAATCCAGCA AAACCAAGTTTACCATCCAGAGAGACCTTAACTGTAAATGAAG AGAAACCGACAGCAGCAGAGCGACGGCGAGGTTCTAGCCAAGAGCTTCCGCTTCCATCCCTTCCAAGTGGTGCCCAAAA GTCTTTGCTCCAAAAGCCCTCAACTCTGCCAA AAGTGCCAGAAGCTGCAAACCGTTCTTTGAGTGCTTCCCCTCGCAGCAGTTTTTCATCCATTTCAAGTACTGCAGACCAG GATGCTGGTGTTCATAGTAAAGCATGGTATGCTGCTACCTGTGATCGTAAAACAGCAGAAGACGCATTGTATCGATCAAATAAG gATGGATCTTTCCTAATTAGAAAGAGTTCTGGACAGGATTCAAGGCAACCATACACACTGGTTGTGTTTTATAACAGAAGAGTATACAACATCCCCATACGATTTATTGAATCAACACGACAATATGCACTGGGCAGAGAAAAAAATGGTGAAGAG CGCTTTGACAGTGTTGCTGAAATAGTAGAGAATCATCAGCGCACATCCTTGGTTCTAATTGACagccaaaacaacacaaaagactCAACGAAACTGAAACATATTGTAAGAGTTTCATAA